CCAGGGGGATCTCACCTCCGAGTGCCACAGCGTGGAGCCGGATCACTGCCGTACGCAGATCCATCTGCAGTCCGACATCGCCCTGGCGGCCTGGCAGTTCTACCAGCAGACCGGCGACAACGAGTGGCTGCGCGAGCGGGGCTGGCCGCTGCTCAGGGGGGTCGCGGAGTTCTGGGAGAGCCGCGTGACCCGTAACCGCGACGGCAGCTACTCGATCAAGAACGTGTCGGGGCCGGACGAGTACAGCAACTACAAGAACGACGCGGTCTTCACCAACGCCGGTGCCGCGACCTCGCTGCGGAACGCCACCAGGGCTGCCGGCGTACTCGGTGAGCGTGCCCCGGGTGTCTGGACGACCGTCGCCGACGGGCTGCGCATCCCGTATGACAAGGAGACCAAGACCTTCCGGCAGTACGACGGCTACGACGGGGCCCCCATCAAGCAGGCGGACGCCGTGCTGCTGATGTACCCGCTGGAGTGGCCGATGCCGGACGAGGCGGCGGCGAACACTCTGGCCTACTACGCGGCCCGCTCCGACCCGGACGGGCCGGCCATGACGGACTCGGTGCATGCGGTGGACGCGGCAGCCGTCGGCAAACCCGGCTGCGTGACGCACACCTATCTCATGCGGTCGATCCGGCCGTTCGTGCGGGGGCCGTTCGCGTTGTTCTCCGAGGCGCGCGGCGAGCGCGCGGCCGGGGCCGGGGACCCGCACGCGGGGTTCCCCGCGGAGGACTTCCTGACCGGGAAGGGCGGCTTCCTGCAAGTGTTCACGCACGGACTGACCGGGATGCGCACCCGCTCGGACAAGGTGCACCTGGACCCGATGCTGCCACCGCAGCTGTCGGAGGGCGTCACCCTCAAGGGCCTGCGCGCGCACGGCAGGACCTACGAGGTGGCCATCGGGGCCGAGGAGACGAAGGTCCGGCTGGTGCAGGGGGAGCCGTTCGAGCTGGAGACGCCGCAGGGCTCGCAGATCGTCAGCGCGGCGGCGCCGGCGGTCGTCAAGACCCGCCGCCCGGACCGGATGCCGACGGACAACGCCGCCCGCTGCCGGACGGCCGAGGCCACGTCGGAGCAGCCCGGCCTGTACGCGGGCGCCGCGGTGGACGGGGACGCCACGACGGCCTGGTCGCCTGCGGCGGCCGAGGCGCACCTCACCGTCGACCTCGGGCGCACGGTGCGGGTCGCGGGGGCCGAGGTGGAGTGGTCGGACGTCCGCCCGGGTTCGCACCGGCTGCTCGTCTCCGTCGACGGGGAGCGCTGGAGCGAGATGACGCCCGGGGTGGCCGCGCGCTTCGTGCGGGTGGAGGTCCGCGCGGCGGACCCGGGTGAAAAGGGCGCGCGGCCGGGGATCGAGGAATTGAAGATCACTCAACGCCGCCGATAAACCAGAGCACCATATGACTGTGAACCCCGGCTTCGAGTCGGGGTGCACAGTCATTCCCTTTTCCAGAATGCGCGCAATATCTGTCAGCTCATCACATGAATGACCCTTTCGAGGGAATGTGCCACCCCGCTATTTACGGAATTCCCGACCCGGCTCCTCAATAAAGGAAACCGTCCAGGAAAGCGAGGTAGCACCATGAGCAAGTACGACGTCGACGTTCTGATCGTCGGCAGTGGACCGGTCGGCGCCACATTCGCCCGGAAACTCGTGGAGGCGGGACACCACGTCCTGATGATCGACGCCGGCGCGCAACTCTCCGGGAATTACGGAGAGCACCTCAAGAACAGCTTTCTGTACCAGAAGAACGTGGATCTCTTCGCGTCGGTGATCCGGGGTCATCTGCATCCGATGTCCATCGCGTCGGACGATTCCCCAGTGGTCACTCTCGACCCGTCCTCTTTCTCGTACGACCCCGAGAAATGGCCGGGATTCGTCCTCAACAACCAGAACCCGGAGCAGAAGAAGCGCGACAATCTCGGCGCGTGCGCCTCCACGTACGCCGTCGGTGGCATGGCGACGCACTGGACCTGTGCCGTCCCGGAGTTCCACCCCACGCTGGAGCGCACCTACAACGGCGAGAGCTATCCCATCGAGGCGTCGGCGATGGACACGCTCTACAACGAGGCCGCCGCGCTCCTGCACAGGTCGGAGACAGTGTTCTCCTCCTCGGCGCGCCACCTCCTGGTCCGCGAGGTACTGCACCGGGCGCAGTTCACCAACGTCAAGGAGCTGCCCCTGGCGGTCCGCGAGCGGTCCGACCGGGCGAAGTCGGACGCCGTGCACTGGAGCGCCTCGGACACCGTGCTCGGCGAGCTCGCCAGCCCGCGTCACACACCGACCAAGGGCTCCTTCCGTCTCCTGGCCGAGCACCAGTGCACCCGGCTGGAGTTCTCCGAGGCCGGGGACGGCGACCAGCGGGTGACCGGAGTGAAGGTCCGCAACCTGCGCGACCTCGACGAGAAGGTCACGATCAACGCCGAGGCGTACGTCGTCGCCTGCAACCCGGTACTCACCCCGCAGCTGCTGTTCGCCTCGGGCCTGCAGTCCGAGTCGCTGGGCCGGTACATGACCGAGCAGCCGATGGCGTTCTGCCAGACGGTGCTCAAGCAGTCGCTCATCGACGGCGTCGTGGACCTCCTGGGCAAGTATCCGGACGCCCAGAAGCGGGTGAAGGAGTACATCGACAAGCAGAAGCAGAAGCAGGAGGAGAAGACGCCCGGCGCGGACCCGGTGCCCTTCCCGAAGGGCGAGCTGGAGCCGAACCTGTGGATCCCGGCGGTCCCCGGCCAACCCTGGCATTGCCAGATCCACCGGGACGCCTTCAGCTACGGCGAGGTGCCGCCCAACATCGACAGCCGGCTCATCGTGGACCTGCGCTGGTTCGGGATGTCCCGGCCGCGCCGCAGCAACCGCATCACCTTCAGCAACCACATCAAGGACACGTTCGGCCTGCCGCAGCCGACGTTCCACTTCGAGCTGAGCAAGGAGGAGCGGGCCGACTGCGGCCGGATGATGGACCACATGATGCGGGTCGCCGCGCAGCTCGGCGGCTTCATGCCGGGCTCCGAACCGCAGTTCCTCACCCCGGGCCTGCCGCTGCACATCGCGGGCACCACCCGCATGGGCAAGGACCGCAGGACCAGCGTCGTCGACCCCGACTCGCAGGTGTGGGGCGTCAAGAACCTCTTCCTCGGCGGCAACGGACTGCATCCCTTCGGAAACGCCGCCAACCCCACGCTGACCAGCTGTGCCATGGCACTGAGGGCCGTGGAGAAGATCAAGGGCATGCTTCCGAGCGCCTGACCGGGCAGGGAGAGACGACCATGACGCAGATCAGTCTGACCGACACACACATCGGCATCACACCGACCGGCTGGACCAACGACGACTTCCCGTTGCTGGGCGACGGCATCACCTTCGAACAGTGCGTCAGCGAGATCGCCCTGGCGGGTTTCGAAGGGTGCAGCATCGGCCACAAGTTCCCGACCGACGTGAACGCGCTGAACGAGGCCCTCGGCTTACGCGGGCTCAGTGTCACCGAGCCCTGGGTGAGCACGTTCTTCACCGTGCCGGGCATGCGCGGGCGGACCGTCGCCGCCTTCGAGGAGCGGATGGACTTCCTCGACGCGATCAAGGGGCCGGTGAGGACGAGGAGCATCGGGGTGGCCGAGTTCGGCAACTCCATCCACCTCATGCCCATCAGCCTCAGCGCCTCCAAGCCGGTGTTCACCGAGGACCACTGGAAGGCCTTGGCGGAAGGCCTCGAGGAGGTCGGCAAGCTGGCCCGTGAACGCGACTTCCAGCTGGTGTACCACCCGCACATGGGCACCGGCGTGCAGACGCAGGGCGAGGTGGACACGCTGATGCGGCGCACCGACCCGGAGTACGTCCATCTGCTGCTGGACACCGGGCACCTGTACTGGTCCGGGGGCGACCCGGTCGCGGTGATCGAGGCGCACGCCGAGCGCATCCGGCACGTCCATCTGAAGAACATCCGCAAGGCGGTGCGCGACCGGCCCGGGCTGGCCTCGGCCAGTTTCGAGGAGTTCGTCCGGGCCGGGATCTTCACCGTGCCCGGCGACCGGTCCGGCGGGGTGCCCTTCCCGGCCGTCCTCGCCGCCCTGGAGGCCAGGCAGTTCAAGGGCTGGCTGGTCGTCGAGGCGGAGCAGGACCCGCACGGGCCGCGCCCGCCCCTGTACTACGCCAAGCTGGCCCGCGAGTACCTGAGGGGGCTGGGGCTTTGAGCGCGTACGCCACACCGACGTTCACCGAGTCGGTCATCGACGCCGACCCCCGGGACGGGTACTTCCTGCAGGCCGTCGACATCGACGGCGACGGCCGACCGGACCTGGTCGCCTCGGGGCTCAGCCGAGGCCAGGTCGTCTGGTACCAGAACCCGTCCTGGACCAAGCGGACCATCGCCGACCTGGACGGGCGCAAGCCGGTCGCCCTGGACGCCGCCGACCTCACCGGCGACGGCCTGCCCGACCTGGTCCTCAGCCACGACTACGGCAACTGCATGTTCGACTGCGGCCCCCAGGACGGCAAGATCTCCTGGCTGCAGAACCCGGGCACGGCACAACCCGACGGGCCGTGGAAGCGCAGGCCCGTCGCGGACCTGGTCTCCGCCCACCGGGTACGGCTCGGCCACTTCACCACCGACCGGCGGCTGCAACTGGCCGCGTTCCCGGTGGTCGGGCCGCAGGGCGGCGAGACCGGCGTCAACTCCCCAGTGCACATCACGGTGTACGACCTGCCGGACGATCCGCTGAGCGCCGAGGCGTGGCCCGGCCGCGCGGTCGACTCCGCTCATTTCACCGTTGTGCACGGGGTGACGTCGGCGCGCTACCCGGGCACCCCGCACCCGGACCGGGAGTCGTTCCTGCTGGCCGGCGGGGAGGGTGTCAGCTGGCTGGGGCCCGGCCCCGGCCCGGCAAGCCCTTGGCGGCACTTCACGATCGGCACCGGTGTGCCGCCACGGCGGTCGCCGGAACTGGGCCGGTACTTCCGGGGCAGCGGGAACCTCGCGGTCGGGCGGATCGACGGCCGGTCCTGCGCGGTGATCGTCACCCTGGAGCCGTTCCACGGAGACACTGTCGCGGTCTACGTACGGCCCGACACGACGGCCGCGCCGTTCAGCACTCCGTGGCGGCGCAAGGTGCTGAAGGTGTTCGACCGCCCCGACCCGAGGTTCGACGCCGCCGGGCACCACGTCGTGGTCGCGGACTTCGACAACGACGGCGACGACGAGTTCCTGGTCGGCATGCGTGGTCCGGCCCCGGCACAGGGCGTCTGGTACTACAAGCTCGACGCCCAGGGGAACACGCTCCTGGAACAGCAGGTGAGCACGGAATCCACGGCCCGGATCGCCGTCGCGGACTTCAACGGCGACGGCAGGCTGGACTTCGCCGTCACCTCCTACGACACCGTCGGCTACTACCGGACGAAGGAGCCGAAGGTGCGCCTGTACACCAACACCTTCGCATGGCCCGCCCCGGTCACACCCCCGCTCGGCGGCGACGGCTGACGCCCCGCAAGCCAGGGTGAACCCGATCGCGGGGTGTCACTGAGTACACCCCGCGATACGGGCCCTGCGGCCGGCGTGGCCAGACCCGCTTCTCCGTAGCGTCGTCGGAGAGGCACAGGACGTGCCGGGCGAAGCGGGACGACGATGCTTCGCACCAGGACCCGACAGGACCCGGGCCAGGGGGCCCGCCGTCGAGGCGCTGCGGCTGGTGAAGGTCACCAAGACCTACGGCGGCGGCGACAGCGTGGTGACCGCCCTGAACGGGGTGACGCTCAGTCTCGAACGTGGCACGTTCACAGCGGTGATGGGGCCGTCCGGCTCCGGCACATCGACGTTGCTGAGCTGCGCGGCGGGGCTCGACCGGACGCGCTCTCCACGGCCGCGGGCGTGGTCGGCGGCTACGGCACCCTGCTGGTGTTCTTCGCGATCGCCTCGACCCTGACGGTGAACGTGCGTCAGCGGGCCGCCGGAATGGAGCTGTTGCGCTGCCCGGGGGGCGACTCCGGGGCAGATCAAGCGGATGGTCGTGGGCGAGGCGGTGGCCGTGGCGCTGGTGGGCGAGGCGCTGGGACCCGGCCCGGCGATGCTCGGCGGCAGGGCCCTGCTGGAGGTGTCCAGGTCGCACGGTCCGTCGAGTTCGAGTTCGTGCCGGTGGCCTTCCTGACCGGCTTCGACGTCACGCTGCTCGCCGCCGCGGGCGCCGCGTCCCTCGCCGTCCGGCGCGCGACGGGCCGACGGCGGCAGCGGGGCCGGGCGCGGACGGTCCTCGCCAACACCGCGCTGGTGGCCGGGGCCGCCGCGGCGACCTCGACGTTCGTGTTCTCGGCGAAGGACGCCGCGCTGATGGCGCCGCCGGCGTACGGGGCGATCCTGCTGTCCGTCGGGTGTGCCCTGAAGGCGCCGCGGCTGGGCGGTGGCCGCCGCTCTGTCACCGCGTGCCGGAAGCGTCCAGCAGTGCGGTCGCCGTCGCCGTGGTCAGGCCGTCCAGCGTCTCGATCCCGGCCCCGGCCCGGGCGCTGGCCCCGTCGAAGACCAGCATCAGCTGACGGGCGAGCAGCTCCGCGTCGCGCGCCCCGCCCTCCTCGGCCTGCGTGCGGAAGAAGCCCAGCAGCCACTCCTTCACCCCGCGCGCGACGACGCTCGCCGGGTGCGCGGGATCCTTCAGCTCGACCAGGGCGGCGAGATAGGGGCAGCCCTGGTAGGCGGGCTCGGCCGAGGCCTTCTCCAGCCGTTCGAAGACGTGCAGGATCCGTTCGCGGGGGCTGCCGGCGTCCTGCGGGCCGGGCGCGAGCCGTTCCTCGTACGCCGGGAGCCGCCGGGCCAGACTCGCCGCGAGGACCTCGTCCTTGCTCGCGAAGAGCTGGTACATGGACCGCTTCGAAACCCCGGCGCTCCGGCACAGCGTCTCGACACCGAGGGAGACGCCCTCGCGGTAGAACAGCTCGGCCGCCGCGTCCAGGAGACGGTCCCTGGTGGACGCCTTGTCGCTTGTGGCCATACGGGCGAGAGTACCTCGCCCCGGAGTCCTGGGAAACCGATCGGTTTGGCCTGCTGCCCGGACGAGAACCCCGTGACAGCGTGGGTGAACAAGCGCTTAGATAGTGCTCTGCCCGTCCGCCCGACGCCGCCGTCCTGGAGGCCCCGTTGTTCACATCCGTCGACGATGTCTCCGCACGCCTCGCCGAGACCGGCTACCTCGCCTCCCCCGCCGTCGCCACGACCGTCTTCCTCGCCGCCCGGCTCGGCAAGCCGCTCCTGGTGGAGGGCCCGGCCGGCGTCGGCAAGACGGAACTCGCCAAGGCCGTCGCCACGGTGGCCGGGGCGCGGCTCGTCCGCCTGCAGTGCTACGAGGGGGTCGACGAGTCCCGCGCCCTGTACGAGTGGAACCACGCCAAGCAGCTCCTGCGTATCAGCGCGGGCCGCGACGAGACGTGGGACGAGGCCCGTACGGACATCTTCAGCGAGGAGTTCCTGCTCACGCGGCCGCTGCTGACCGCGATCCGGGGCGACGACCCGAAGGTGCTGCTGATCGACGAGACCGACAAGGCGGACGTGGAGGTGGAGGGCCTGCTGCTGGAGGTGCTCAGCGACTTCCAGGTGACCGTCCCCGAGCTGGGCACGATCACGGCGACGCGGCGCCCCTTCGTCGTCCTGACGTCCAACGCGAGCCGGGAGCTGTCCGAGGCGCTGCGCCGGCGCTGCCTCTTCCTGCACATCGGATTCCCGGACGAGGAGCTGGAGCGCCGGATCGTCCGCCTGAAGGTGCCCGGCCTCGACGAGGCGCTGGCCCGCTCGGTCGTCCGGGTCGTGGGCGCGCTGCGGGCGATGGACCTGCGCAAGGTGCCGTCGGTCGCCGAGACCGTCGACTGGGCGCACACCCTGCTCGCCCTCGGCGCCGACTCCCTCGACGAGACGGTCGTGCGGGCTACGCTCGGGGTGCTGCTCAAGCACCAGGACGATGTCCTCAAGGCCTCGGCCAAGCTCGATCTGGACGCCCTGTGACGACGCCGGCAGGCGTCGCCGAGCGGCTGACGTCCCTGGTCGGGGCGCTCCGCGCGCACGGCATGCGGATCGGCACCGGCGAGACGGTCGACGCGGCACGGGCGGTCGGGGAACTCGGCCTCGCGGACCGGGAGCTGCTGCGCGAGGG
The Streptomyces tuirus genome window above contains:
- a CDS encoding AAA family ATPase, with translation MFTSVDDVSARLAETGYLASPAVATTVFLAARLGKPLLVEGPAGVGKTELAKAVATVAGARLVRLQCYEGVDESRALYEWNHAKQLLRISAGRDETWDEARTDIFSEEFLLTRPLLTAIRGDDPKVLLIDETDKADVEVEGLLLEVLSDFQVTVPELGTITATRRPFVVLTSNASRELSEALRRRCLFLHIGFPDEELERRIVRLKVPGLDEALARSVVRVVGALRAMDLRKVPSVAETVDWAHTLLALGADSLDETVVRATLGVLLKHQDDVLKASAKLDLDAL
- a CDS encoding TetR/AcrR family transcriptional regulator, producing the protein MATSDKASTRDRLLDAAAELFYREGVSLGVETLCRSAGVSKRSMYQLFASKDEVLAASLARRLPAYEERLAPGPQDAGSPRERILHVFERLEKASAEPAYQGCPYLAALVELKDPAHPASVVARGVKEWLLGFFRTQAEEGGARDAELLARQLMLVFDGASARAGAGIETLDGLTTATATALLDASGTR
- a CDS encoding GMC oxidoreductase is translated as MSKYDVDVLIVGSGPVGATFARKLVEAGHHVLMIDAGAQLSGNYGEHLKNSFLYQKNVDLFASVIRGHLHPMSIASDDSPVVTLDPSSFSYDPEKWPGFVLNNQNPEQKKRDNLGACASTYAVGGMATHWTCAVPEFHPTLERTYNGESYPIEASAMDTLYNEAAALLHRSETVFSSSARHLLVREVLHRAQFTNVKELPLAVRERSDRAKSDAVHWSASDTVLGELASPRHTPTKGSFRLLAEHQCTRLEFSEAGDGDQRVTGVKVRNLRDLDEKVTINAEAYVVACNPVLTPQLLFASGLQSESLGRYMTEQPMAFCQTVLKQSLIDGVVDLLGKYPDAQKRVKEYIDKQKQKQEEKTPGADPVPFPKGELEPNLWIPAVPGQPWHCQIHRDAFSYGEVPPNIDSRLIVDLRWFGMSRPRRSNRITFSNHIKDTFGLPQPTFHFELSKEERADCGRMMDHMMRVAAQLGGFMPGSEPQFLTPGLPLHIAGTTRMGKDRRTSVVDPDSQVWGVKNLFLGGNGLHPFGNAANPTLTSCAMALRAVEKIKGMLPSA
- a CDS encoding FG-GAP repeat domain-containing protein, with translation MSAYATPTFTESVIDADPRDGYFLQAVDIDGDGRPDLVASGLSRGQVVWYQNPSWTKRTIADLDGRKPVALDAADLTGDGLPDLVLSHDYGNCMFDCGPQDGKISWLQNPGTAQPDGPWKRRPVADLVSAHRVRLGHFTTDRRLQLAAFPVVGPQGGETGVNSPVHITVYDLPDDPLSAEAWPGRAVDSAHFTVVHGVTSARYPGTPHPDRESFLLAGGEGVSWLGPGPGPASPWRHFTIGTGVPPRRSPELGRYFRGSGNLAVGRIDGRSCAVIVTLEPFHGDTVAVYVRPDTTAAPFSTPWRRKVLKVFDRPDPRFDAAGHHVVVADFDNDGDDEFLVGMRGPAPAQGVWYYKLDAQGNTLLEQQVSTESTARIAVADFNGDGRLDFAVTSYDTVGYYRTKEPKVRLYTNTFAWPAPVTPPLGGDG
- the iolE gene encoding myo-inosose-2 dehydratase, giving the protein MTQISLTDTHIGITPTGWTNDDFPLLGDGITFEQCVSEIALAGFEGCSIGHKFPTDVNALNEALGLRGLSVTEPWVSTFFTVPGMRGRTVAAFEERMDFLDAIKGPVRTRSIGVAEFGNSIHLMPISLSASKPVFTEDHWKALAEGLEEVGKLARERDFQLVYHPHMGTGVQTQGEVDTLMRRTDPEYVHLLLDTGHLYWSGGDPVAVIEAHAERIRHVHLKNIRKAVRDRPGLASASFEEFVRAGIFTVPGDRSGGVPFPAVLAALEARQFKGWLVVEAEQDPHGPRPPLYYAKLAREYLRGLGL
- a CDS encoding discoidin domain-containing protein, translated to MPQATRRFAPPLRPSRRVRLTVPLILGALLVTASLSGAAPPAERAERLCPEEGHSAPADWALTSTDPVNDHHASVANGFLGQSLPPAGTGYSVSERDTGWPLKTPRYDGAYVAGLYAHNERTAGNRHVMAALPAWSGLSVTVGDETFGPATPADRISGYRQTLFLRCGLVRTSLTWTTGEGRATDLVYDVVADRKYRHVGAVRLRVTPRWSGTASVTDLLDGRGARRISATAEEPGGSVEDRIAVAFRTDGTGVDGAVVSTLRPDEGVPVRGRTRGGEGLTARQSVSVPVRSGRSFAFTKFVGVDTGLTSRTPARSAAEESLRAADRGWERLLGRHAAEWEQLWSGDIEVSGRPELQRWLRSALYGLLASTRAGSPDSIAPAGLTSDDYAGLKFWDAEIWMMPGLLAFRPELARPVLEYRHRTMPAARRNAAALGRRGLFFPWTSADQGDLTSECHSVEPDHCRTQIHLQSDIALAAWQFYQQTGDNEWLRERGWPLLRGVAEFWESRVTRNRDGSYSIKNVSGPDEYSNYKNDAVFTNAGAATSLRNATRAAGVLGERAPGVWTTVADGLRIPYDKETKTFRQYDGYDGAPIKQADAVLLMYPLEWPMPDEAAANTLAYYAARSDPDGPAMTDSVHAVDAAAVGKPGCVTHTYLMRSIRPFVRGPFALFSEARGERAAGAGDPHAGFPAEDFLTGKGGFLQVFTHGLTGMRTRSDKVHLDPMLPPQLSEGVTLKGLRAHGRTYEVAIGAEETKVRLVQGEPFELETPQGSQIVSAAAPAVVKTRRPDRMPTDNAARCRTAEATSEQPGLYAGAAVDGDATTAWSPAAAEAHLTVDLGRTVRVAGAEVEWSDVRPGSHRLLVSVDGERWSEMTPGVAARFVRVEVRAADPGEKGARPGIEELKITQRRR